In a genomic window of Mercenaria mercenaria strain notata chromosome 19, MADL_Memer_1, whole genome shotgun sequence:
- the LOC123541727 gene encoding dymeclin-like isoform X1, whose translation MGANSSSFSDLATNPYLIRFAGSEPISPQDPFWNQLLSYTFLIPINSSDGKLLEESTALTCKNLAINNCKTGNFGALIRTFLIRCTELKASTETKDNIFTWQTYNALFIIRSVCKYLVEHLSEDLLIQQFDAVPPKKDGFADTELTCSVGEELMNALVELLVDVPVLTFTYALHLEALNTLLTLLSVQMYQPQPASKFTLYKYMMEGKCSIHACLMVKALLRNYMNQEKCPAELYKNTTDGVGALASMTASLASSLWSVVTLGMGSSSNEKKPEEEFHETLLANQSLLFLLVLANHCTSDRALNNPYRQALFQFTNSQDPKSENQSSGPTPVAQLTFKMDFTELYKTLCTTLRDDQTTLLLYLLIHRNPNMKAFILSRTNIDQLVMPLLKILYHAQDKNSHHIYMALIILLVLSEDDVFNKAIHEVALKNVPWFKERSMSEISLGGLLILVVIRTIQYNITRMRDKYLHTNCLAALANMSSQFTNLHQYVSQRLVSLFAQLCKKHTKLVDQIRQAAMKGHQTAENEVQDSDGETQEDYMQDLAVLEEVIRMVLEIINSCLSANLHHNPNLVYTLLYQKDSFAMFRTHPTFQDIISNIDTVLAYFSGKLEQMGGNPMPTEVLEVIKQGSLQFRRDRLKVLFYILRISGKGIILFCGNFYKR comes from the exons ATGGGTGCAAACAGTAGTAGCTTCAGTGATTTAGCAACCAACCCATATTTGATCAGATTTGCTGGTTCCGAGCCTATTTCTCCTCAAGATCCATTCTGGAACCAGCTATTGTCGTATACATTCCTCATACCAATAAATAG CTCCGATGGCAAGTTGTTAGAAGAATCAACTGCTTTGACGTGTAAAAATCTGGCCATCAACAACTGTAAAACAGGGAACTTTGGTGCTCTGATCAGGACATTCCTCATTAGATGTACAGAACTTAAAGCTTCTACAGAAACGAAGGA TAATATTTTCACGTGGCAGACATACAATGCGCTGTTCATCATTAGAAGTGTATGTAAATATCTGGTAGAGCATCTCAGTGAGGATCTACTTATACAGCAGTTTGATGCTGTACCGCCGAAAAAAGATG GATTTGCTGATACAGAGCTGACATGTTCAGTTGGGGAAGAGCTGATGAATGCCTTGGTAGAACTTCTAGTTGATGTCCcagtatt GACATTCACGTACGCATTACACCTGGAAGCGTTGAACACACTTCTGACGTTACTGTCGGTACAAATGTACCAACCACAACCAGCCAGTAAATTCACTCTGTATAAATACATGATGGAGGGAAAATG ttcaatCCACGCATGTTTAATGGTGAAAGCTTTGTTGAGGAACTATATGAACCAGGAGAAATGTCCGGCGgaattgtacaaaaatacaacAGATGGTGTTGGGGCATTGGCCAGCATGACAGCATCATTGGCTT CCAGTTTATGGTCAGTGGTCACTCTAGGTATGGGATCATCATCAAATGAGAAAAAACCAGAAGAAGAATTTCACGAGACTTtattagccaatcagagcctgCTATTTCTGCTAGTGTTAGCCAATCACTGTACGAGTGACAGAGCATTGAATAATCCATACAGACAGGCTTTGTTCCAGTTTACAAACTCACAAG ACCCCAAGAGTGAAA ACCAGTCTTCAGGGCCTACGCCAGTAGCACAGCTGacatttaaaatggattttacagaactttataaaacattgtgTACCACATTGAGAGATGATCAGACAACATTGTTACTCTATCTACTTATACACAGAAACCCAAACATGAAGGCTTTTATACTGTCACGGACAAATATTGATCAGCTG gtGATGCCATTACTGAAGATACTATACCATGCCCAGGACAAGAATTCCCACCATATATACATGGCTCTGATTATACTGCTGGTGTTATCGGAGGACGATGTGTTCAATAAGGCCATACATGAAGTG GCACTAAAGAATGTTCCATGGTTCAAGGAGAGATCTATGTCAGAGATATCACTAGGTGGTCTACTTATCTTAGTTGTGATTAGAACTATACAGTATAATATCACTAGGATGAGG GACAAGTATTTACACACCAACTGTCTGGCAGCATTAGCAAATATGTCATCACAGTTTACAAATCTACATCAATATGTGTCACAGAGATTAGTCAG cCTGTTTGCGCAGCTGTGTAAGAAGCATACCAAGTTGGTTGATCAGATACGACAGGCAGCCATGAAAGGTCATCAGACAGCGGAGAATGAGGTTCAAGACTCTGACGGAGAAACCCAGGAAGATTAT ATGCAGGACTTGGCAGTATTAGAAGAAGTGATACGAATGGTGTTGGAAATCATAAACTCTTGTTTATCTGCAAATCTCCATCACAATCCTAATCTAGTGTACACGTTACTCTACCAAAAAGACTCGTTTGCCATGTTTCGGACACATCCGACATTTCAGGACATTATTTCAAACATTGACACTGTGTTAGCATATTTCTCCGGGAAACTTGAACAAATGGGTGGGAATCCAATGCCGACGGAAGTATTGGAGGTTATAAAACAAGGTTCATTGCAGTTCAGAAGAGATAGATTAAaggtattattttatattttgaggATTAGTGGAAaaggtattattttattttgtgggaATTTTTATAAAAGGTAA
- the LOC123541727 gene encoding dymeclin-like isoform X2: MGANSSSFSDLATNPYLIRFAGSEPISPQDPFWNQLLSYTFLIPINSSDGKLLEESTALTCKNLAINNCKTGNFGALIRTFLIRCTELKASTETKDNIFTWQTYNALFIIRSVCKYLVEHLSEDLLIQQFDAVPPKKDGFADTELTCSVGEELMNALVELLVDVPVLTFTYALHLEALNTLLTLLSVQMYQPQPASKFTLYKYMMEGKCSIHACLMVKALLRNYMNQEKCPAELYKNTTDGVGALASMTASLASSLWSVVTLGMGSSSNEKKPEEEFHETLLANQSLLFLLVLANHCTSDRALNNPYRQALFQFTNSQDQSSGPTPVAQLTFKMDFTELYKTLCTTLRDDQTTLLLYLLIHRNPNMKAFILSRTNIDQLVMPLLKILYHAQDKNSHHIYMALIILLVLSEDDVFNKAIHEVALKNVPWFKERSMSEISLGGLLILVVIRTIQYNITRMRDKYLHTNCLAALANMSSQFTNLHQYVSQRLVSLFAQLCKKHTKLVDQIRQAAMKGHQTAENEVQDSDGETQEDYMQDLAVLEEVIRMVLEIINSCLSANLHHNPNLVYTLLYQKDSFAMFRTHPTFQDIISNIDTVLAYFSGKLEQMGGNPMPTEVLEVIKQGSLQFRRDRLKVLFYILRISGKGIILFCGNFYKR; encoded by the exons ATGGGTGCAAACAGTAGTAGCTTCAGTGATTTAGCAACCAACCCATATTTGATCAGATTTGCTGGTTCCGAGCCTATTTCTCCTCAAGATCCATTCTGGAACCAGCTATTGTCGTATACATTCCTCATACCAATAAATAG CTCCGATGGCAAGTTGTTAGAAGAATCAACTGCTTTGACGTGTAAAAATCTGGCCATCAACAACTGTAAAACAGGGAACTTTGGTGCTCTGATCAGGACATTCCTCATTAGATGTACAGAACTTAAAGCTTCTACAGAAACGAAGGA TAATATTTTCACGTGGCAGACATACAATGCGCTGTTCATCATTAGAAGTGTATGTAAATATCTGGTAGAGCATCTCAGTGAGGATCTACTTATACAGCAGTTTGATGCTGTACCGCCGAAAAAAGATG GATTTGCTGATACAGAGCTGACATGTTCAGTTGGGGAAGAGCTGATGAATGCCTTGGTAGAACTTCTAGTTGATGTCCcagtatt GACATTCACGTACGCATTACACCTGGAAGCGTTGAACACACTTCTGACGTTACTGTCGGTACAAATGTACCAACCACAACCAGCCAGTAAATTCACTCTGTATAAATACATGATGGAGGGAAAATG ttcaatCCACGCATGTTTAATGGTGAAAGCTTTGTTGAGGAACTATATGAACCAGGAGAAATGTCCGGCGgaattgtacaaaaatacaacAGATGGTGTTGGGGCATTGGCCAGCATGACAGCATCATTGGCTT CCAGTTTATGGTCAGTGGTCACTCTAGGTATGGGATCATCATCAAATGAGAAAAAACCAGAAGAAGAATTTCACGAGACTTtattagccaatcagagcctgCTATTTCTGCTAGTGTTAGCCAATCACTGTACGAGTGACAGAGCATTGAATAATCCATACAGACAGGCTTTGTTCCAGTTTACAAACTCACAAG ACCAGTCTTCAGGGCCTACGCCAGTAGCACAGCTGacatttaaaatggattttacagaactttataaaacattgtgTACCACATTGAGAGATGATCAGACAACATTGTTACTCTATCTACTTATACACAGAAACCCAAACATGAAGGCTTTTATACTGTCACGGACAAATATTGATCAGCTG gtGATGCCATTACTGAAGATACTATACCATGCCCAGGACAAGAATTCCCACCATATATACATGGCTCTGATTATACTGCTGGTGTTATCGGAGGACGATGTGTTCAATAAGGCCATACATGAAGTG GCACTAAAGAATGTTCCATGGTTCAAGGAGAGATCTATGTCAGAGATATCACTAGGTGGTCTACTTATCTTAGTTGTGATTAGAACTATACAGTATAATATCACTAGGATGAGG GACAAGTATTTACACACCAACTGTCTGGCAGCATTAGCAAATATGTCATCACAGTTTACAAATCTACATCAATATGTGTCACAGAGATTAGTCAG cCTGTTTGCGCAGCTGTGTAAGAAGCATACCAAGTTGGTTGATCAGATACGACAGGCAGCCATGAAAGGTCATCAGACAGCGGAGAATGAGGTTCAAGACTCTGACGGAGAAACCCAGGAAGATTAT ATGCAGGACTTGGCAGTATTAGAAGAAGTGATACGAATGGTGTTGGAAATCATAAACTCTTGTTTATCTGCAAATCTCCATCACAATCCTAATCTAGTGTACACGTTACTCTACCAAAAAGACTCGTTTGCCATGTTTCGGACACATCCGACATTTCAGGACATTATTTCAAACATTGACACTGTGTTAGCATATTTCTCCGGGAAACTTGAACAAATGGGTGGGAATCCAATGCCGACGGAAGTATTGGAGGTTATAAAACAAGGTTCATTGCAGTTCAGAAGAGATAGATTAAaggtattattttatattttgaggATTAGTGGAAaaggtattattttattttgtgggaATTTTTATAAAAGGTAA